The following is a genomic window from Trichomycterus rosablanca isolate fTriRos1 chromosome 24, fTriRos1.hap1, whole genome shotgun sequence.
GGAGTCCGTCTGTAGCGACTTCACTCTGTCTTTCAGGTTCCCCAACTGTTTGTCCTTGTCACGCAGCTGCTCCTGCAGGTTCTCGATCtgatccacaaacacacacagagaggagGAAGAGTTTCATTCTGCTTTAGTCCCTTGATCACGCCACTGTTCcgtgttgagtgtgtgtatgtgtgggtgaaCCCACTTTCTTCTGCAGGACGTTGATCTTGCGCTCTTTGACCTCCAGCATGTCCTTGATGTCGCGGATCTCTCCAGCCAGAGTTCCTTTCTCCTCCGTCAGGTCCTGCAGCTGCTTCGTCTTCTTATTGAGGAACGATTCCTTCTCCTCCAGACGCAGACGCAGAGCGTCCACCTGCAGGGGAGCACGCCCGGTCATCAGTAACACCACCCACTCCCACCACCCACTCCCACTACCCACCCACCATCCACTACCCACCACCTGCAGCAATAACTCCACCATCAGTAACACCACCCACTCCCACTACCCACCATCCACCACCTGCAGCAGTAACACCACCATCACCCCACATCACCTGCAGAGCACAGCCCATGATCAGTAACATTACCCACTCCCACTCCCACACAAACTACCCACCACCCACATCAGAGCACATCCAGTCATCAGTAGCACCGCCCACTACCCACCCCACACCCACTACCCACCACCTGCAGGGGAGCACGCCCGGTCATCAGTAACATCACCTACTCCCACTCCCGCTACCCTCCACCCACCATCTACtacccactgtgtgtgtgtgtgtgtgtgtgtacatgtttgtgtgtgtgtgtgtgtctgacctCCGTCTGTAGAATAGCCGCTCGTTGTTCTTTAGCGGTCAGAGACTCTTTGAGAACTTCGATGTGCTGCTTACAGTCCGAGTTCTGATTATTCAGAGTCTCCAGTTTGGTTTGCAGCGCTAACAGTTCCGACTCCTTCTTCGATAGTTCCTGCTTCAACTGATCGATctgtacaaacacaaacaaccaGAATCATCGTTTACTCAACGACATCGAACTCAATCTAAAGACTAATAATGACGCTGATAATTTATCCTGGCAGGGCTCCCctcccccagacacagccaatcacgacaatcatttaattattcattcatttattcgtttaattatttgttaattcGTTGTTtttccactgctttatcctggtcagggtcgcggtggctcTGATTTATTGagtaaaaggtaggaaacactcgGCAGTCAAtcacagatcacacacacagccatactTGCGTAATTTCTAAGGGTAAATTCATCTTTGGACTCATGggacgaaacccacacagattatggggagaacatgcaaaagtccacacagaaaggaccctcaCTGACGGGaaggggaatcaaacccaggctgtgaggtgacagcactacccactgtgccaccgcaTCACTCAGTAATTTAATCAGCTTAATTAGCTCAATAAAACAGTGAACCCTTCCTGCGCTTCTCTGTTCACCAATAAAAACAACCAGAGCGCCGTGACCCACCCAGGACGCGCCTCTCACGCGTGGTTTCGGCGCTCCTACCTTGGACTTCATGAATTTGGAGTGGTTCTTGTACACCTCCATCTGTTTGATCTCCTCCTCCCGGTCCTCTGTGCTCAGCAGCCCGTTGGTCTTCAGCAGCTGGATCTCGTCCTCCAGGTCCCGGATGGTGCGCTCCAGAGAGGCGATCTTCGTGTCCTGGACGAAGAATTTGGAGGAGAAGTTATAATCCATGCTGGGCTGGGACTCGGACGAACACGGTGATGTCCGTGCCGTccgagggagagagagagagagcgggaAAAACAGGATGCCCGGCGCGAGTGGGTGTAGCAGGAGAGAGAAGCTGCACTGCCGAATCTGATCCTCTCACACTAACATCTCTCAGATCTAATCAGCACTCGCTCCAGCCGGGCTGCATCCGGTCCgaccgagtgtgtgtgagagagagagagtgtgtgtgtgtgtgtgtgtgagagagagagtgtgtgtgtgtgtgtgtgagagagagagtgtgtgtgtgtgagagagagagtgtgtgtgtgtgtgtgtgtgagagagagtgtgtgtgtgtgagagagagagagtgtgtgtgtgtgtgagagtgtgtctgtgtgtgagagagtgtgtgtgtgagagagagtgtgtgtgtgtgtgtgtgtgagagagagagagaaacttacGTAAAACTAGTACTACTTGTACTCTTAAATAAATGATGCCACAGGACCTCGTTTCCACCGTCGTACCACAAACACGTGAATTAAGCACGAACAGAAACGCAACCTTCGTTCTATTCTGTATccgagggttcgaatctcagcggtgctatcggccggtcgggcgcCTGCACGGACACGATCTGCTTGTGTCCGAGGAGAGATGGAGAGTCACGtcctgatctccacgttcctccacttatgtacaggcgcctcgagctactaaccagggtccttacacactttttagtcccgtcttttcccacctagCAGACGAGTGGTCGATTCTGCCCACTAGGGGCGCCCAGCCGTCCGGCAGCAGAGCTGCGAGTCCCAGCCGAGTGCCAGAGTGGACGCCTCAGGCTGCAGATGCATCATACTGCGCTCAGATCATTAATAATTCACTCATGCGCGGTGCAAACGCACCTATCCGCAGGTGGTGGATGAAAGCATGAGGAGTGCCCTCCGTACCCGCTGTACCCGTTCGGTTCCGGTCAGCGGCGTCCCTGCCCTTCCTCTCGCTCCTCTCCCTCGTTACATCTCTTTTACTCCTGCATGCATTAGAGCCTTCGCTGGTGTAAACAACCCGCACCTGTTCCCGTGGCAACAGCATCCGTGCACCGCGCTCGCTCGCCCGACAgccgggagagagagagagagcgctatGGGAAACGGCTCTGCTCGCACTGCATTCTGGGAGTTCTGTAGGCAGGAGCGAGACTGGAAGCCAGTGCCGATTGGACGGCGTGAGACGGAGGAGTCGTACGGATCGGTCTCGATATGGGCGAGTGTCGCCTGTCATGGCGTCTGCCGTCACATGGGTGCAGGGGAGGATTCTGGGTATTTACTcctgaggagtgtgtgtgtgtgtgtgtgtgtgtgtgagtgtgtgtgtgagtgagatcATGGTTTATTTTTAGAAGTGTGTGTAATGGCTCGGCTGGTGCAGTATTAGTGATTCCCTCTCAACGTGGATCAGTGCAGCTACAAAACACACGGACCTATACATGAACCTACTCATGAACCTATACATGAACCTACACATGAACCTACACATGAACCTATACATTAACATATACACGAACCTATACATTAACATATACACGAACCTATACAtcaacatatacatttacacataAACCTACACCTATAACTAAACCTACACATGAACCTATACATTAACATACACGCTTATATATAAACCTACACTGAATCTATACACAAACCCATAGATAAACATATACATAAACATATATGCTTATATATAAACCTACACCTACACTGAACctatacacaaacatatacataaacTTATACGCTTATATATAAACCTACACTGAACCTACACACGAATCTATGCATTAACCTATACATTAACATATACGCTTATATATAAACCTACACTGAGCCTATACACTAACCTATACATAAAGATATACATTAACATACACCTATAACTAAACCTACACATGAAGATATACATTAACATACACGCTTATATATAAACCTGCATCTATAATGGAACCTACACATGAATATATACGTAAACATATACATGAACCTGTACATCTATATAGATAAACCTAAATCATAGAACACAGAGCCAGAGTCACTCACAGATGACATGACTTGTGGTAAAGCTGCTGCTCTACACTGATCATGACCAGAAGCTCCTACCTTCATCTCTATGATGGTCTGAAGAGCTTTGGTCTTGCTGGGGTCCTGATGCAGCTGGTTTCGTCTGTGAAGCTCCTGAAAGAAAACGTTTACATTGTTCTGAGTGTGACACCagccccaccgtgaccctgaccaggatcagaCTTtaggtgaaaatgaatgaaccGAGCCGTCTCAGATGAGCGTACCTCTCTCAGGTGCAGGTTCTCCTTCTCCTTTTGATCCAGTATGACCTCCAGATGCCCGAGCTGAGCCTCTGCCTCCGCGATTCGTCTTGCTCGGTcctgctcctcctcctccgaCGCCCGCCCAACCCCCGGGGGGAGCCCTTTGCTCTGCAGCATCTCCAGCAGCTTCTTGATGGACTCGTCCCTGGCGCCCAGCGTCTGCTTCTGCGTCTCGATCCTCAGCTCCATCTCCTCCAGGGTTTTCCGGAGCAGGAAGAGTTCCTTGGCCTGGCGGTCATGCTCGGCCTGCAGGCGGCGGAAGTTCTCCTCGGTCAGCTCGATGGTGGCGAAGTGCTCAGCTCCCGAGACCCTGGAGTTGCTCTCCTGCTGCAGGAGGTGGTTCAGGTCTCGCTGGGTTCTCAGCTCGTCCTGGAGAGCCTGGATGGTCATCTGGAGATGCTGAAGTATAGAAGATGGACATTAATGAGGACCAGCAAGAAAAATCTGACAACACATGTAAGTACCAGTACCAGTGTAAGGATTTAAGTACCAGTACCAGTGTGATTATTTGAGTACTGGTACCAGTATAGGGATTTAAGTATCAGTACCAGTAAAAGGATTTAGGTACTGGTACCAGTCTGAGGATTTAAGTACCGGTACCAGTGTACAGATTGAAGTACTGGTACCAGTGTAAAGATTCAAGTACTGGTACCTGTGTAAAGATTTAAGTACCGGCACCAGTAAGTGTTTTAAGTACTGGTACCAGTGTGTAGTTTTAAGTACCAGTACCAGCGTAGGGATTTAAGTACCAGTATCAGTGTGAGGATTTAGGTACTGGTTCCAGTGTAGGAATTTAAGAACCGGTACCAGTGTAGGGATTAAAGCACTGGTACCAGTGTAGGGATTTAAGTACCAATACCAGTGTAGGGATTTAAGTACCAGTACAGGGATTTAAGTACCGGTACCAGTGTAGGGATTTAAGTACCAGTACAGGGATTTAAGTACCGGTACCAGTGTAGGGATTTAAGTACCAGTACAGGGATTTAAGTACCGGTACCAGTGTAGGAATTTAAGTACTGGTATTAGTGAGCGATTTAAGTACTGGTACTAGTGTAGGGATTTAAGTACCAAATTAGTATTAGTACCAAAGTGATGACTTAAGTACCATTACCAGAGTGGGGATTTAAGTACCAGTACCAGTGAACCATTTAACTACAGGTTCTAGTGTAAGAATTTGAGTACCAGTACCAAAGTAAAAATTTAGGTACTGGTACCAGGTTAAGCTACTTCTAATTATTCAGTAATTATTctggtgtgtcccaatacttttgtccctataGTGTAAATATGAGGGGTGAAATGTGCTGTAAACGTGCAGAAATCCTGATGCTTGGATTAAACATGCGATGCAAAAATGAGCAGAAATGAAAACGCCacgtgtttgacattaacatGAACACAGAGACGACTGATACTGaacatgcaacacacacacacacacacacacacacacagctgtaacaCACCTTAGTCCTGCGAGCATCCAGCAGTTGctggaaaaaaaatggacagcATGAGAAGTGTCAGAACATAATCAAGCACAATCCAAATAATGTGATGAACTTCATATTCTGctgttataacacacacacacacacacacacacacacacacacacactctacgtTTATAATGGAGTTTAACGTTGAAGGGTGCAGTACACCAGACACACCAGCAGGTGGCAGCAAAGTGTGAGTGTGACAAAATAACCGCTAATCAAAATCTGTGCTGTGTTCGCCTCCTTATTActtccttttatttttaatattcatcacatttttatgttttagatcATCAAACTGCTTTGGAAATTTGACAAAGATCCAAAAATACCTTTAAAAATTGTGCAATATgtcatcatttattattatttcccctCATATCATTATATTTTTGAAGCTGCTGCAACATTGCAAATTCCCTCCTGTGGAATCCTCTCTTATCTTATAAGAAACAAAGTTAAGGTATCGgggtggattggcaccctgtccagggtgtttgagagagggagagagattAGTGCCAACTGGACTGGGTGAAAAATTAAgggaaatacaaaaaaatgtaGATAAAAAACAAACTATGAACAGAAATGTCAAAAATACAACGAAAATGAACAGCACAAAGCAGCGCTCGAACAGAAAGAATCGAGTGTGTAACTGatccagctactcagtccaccacgTTGTTTTCAGTTTCCAGAGAgagaggtttgtgtttagcacaAATTTCAGGAAACATAAAGACAAACGAAACTGATCGACGTCTGTAAGCTTCAAAGCTAAATTCAGTTTATTAGGAATAAACGTGGATCTGAACCGGAGGCTAAACGAGGGATTGGTAACGATTACGTCTTCTTTAGGATGTGGAGCGAGGCCAGAGCGCAGATTGATCCGTGTGAACGAGTCCCAGAGCTCCTGAATGCTAATTAGTTCTGATCTGATCTAACACCGCCAAGGGGAATCTGAGGCCGTCATCGCTGCCGCACCCACCGACCGATTAAAGGAACCCAGACGTCTaaacaattttatttttcactttATTTAGATTTGATCCTCTGAATTATTTCCTCCTGTAGGAAAAATCACTGGAGCTTTAATTTCTCTGCTGATTGATCGTCGCCCTGAGAGGGAAACGGACGTCAGGAAACGGGCCAATGAAGCCATCTGCATAATTACAATCCATATCATCCGCCCGCCACCGctggctaacacacacacacgcgtatTCTGTATGTCAGACTCACTCACAGCTTGGCATCGCCAATGATTCAgcaacaattactgacagcGAAGAGATTCTGGTAATGGAAATATGGTAAACGCAAGAAACCTGAAATATAAAGAAGTCTAGAAGTATTGAGACAACATCAGGGGCAAAAATAAAAGCGAGGAACGCAGGGTTCTGAAACACTGGGCGTGGTGGGACCATCAGGAACAGCAGACTGTTGCAAAAAAGGTAAATCTCTACAAACTGGGATGTTCTCAGTGTTCTGAGACCAGGAACATCAAACTGACAAAATACAGCGCAGAAAATGTAGAACCCAAAGAACGTAGGGTTATAGGAACATTTGGAACACAGAACTATGGGTGCTGAAAAGTAGAACTCCAGGAATGCAGGGCTACAGGAACATTGGGTGCTTGGGTAGAGGAACATGGGTGTTGTGGAAATATTTGGAACACCAAACTATGGGTGCTAAAAAGGTAGAACACCAGGAACACAGGGGATGGAGGAACACTGAGCACACTGGAAAGATTAGAAACGTTGAACTCTAGCACGataagatgtaaatgtaagaatctAGGAATGTAGAGCTCTGGGAACATTAGGAACATCAAACTGGCAACACATTGTGCAGAACATGTAGAACCCAAGGAACGCAGGGTTAGGGGAACACTGGGTTATCTGGGAACTTTAGGAACATCAAACTTTGGGTGCTGAAAAGGAGAACTTCAGAAACACATGGTTATAGGAACATTGGGTGCAGTAGAAACATCAGGAACACTAACTTTTGGGTGCGGAAAAGGTAGAACTCCACGACCGCAGGGTTAGGGGAACACTGGGCGCAGTGAAAACATCAAGAACATCAAACTTTGGGTGCTGAAAAGGTAGAACACCAGGAGCACAGGAGCAACGAGCAATGTAGGGTGTAGAAATAAAGGACATGAGGCTCTGGGAACACAGGACCATGAGGACATGAGGCTCTGGGAACACAGGACCATGAGGACATGAGGCACTGGGAACACAGGACCATGAGGACATGAGGCTTTGGGGCTTTAAATTTAGTAATATAGAACACTGGGAACACTGGGGCTCAGAAACACAGGACTCCAGAAGTATAGGACCAGGGAAACGGAACATGGACACATTACGTTTATTTCATTCCCTTttggccgcttcttttcacccgccaGTGCTGAAGCATCACAGCCGGATCATCTGTCCCGTTCCGGGATCAGACCAGCCAGCAGACGCCTCACCTGCAGCATCGAGAGCTCAAAATCTCAGCGGCGGTGAGGTTAGCACACCGCATCAGACCGCCGCGCCGCCGTTTAACCTTGCTAACGTGACTCCGGGAACACCGGGGCCCCCGGGGGACGCTGGGAATATAGGGCAGTGGAAAATAGGATTCTGGGATGTAGGACGCTGAACACATAGAGGACTGAAATAAAGGAGCTCATGAAGAACCCGAGAACATCAGGAACTGGAACAATGACCATGTGGACATGAGGCTCTGGGAACAAAGGATGGTGTAGGTAGGGTACTGGGAATGAGCGGTACTGGGAATGCAGTACACTGAGATCACAGGACACTGAGAATACAACAAACTGGGAATACTGGGTACTTATAATACAGCAATCTGGGAATACTGGACAGTGAGAATACTACAAACTGGGTACTGAGGATACAACAAACTGGGAATACTGGGTACTGAGGATACAACAAACTGGGAATACTGGGTACTGAGGATACAACAAACTGGGAATCCTGGGTACTGAGAATACTACAAATTGGGAATACTGGATAGTGAAAATACAACAAGCTGGGAATCCTGGGTACTAAAAATACTACAAACTGGGAATACTGGATAGTGAGAATACAACAAACTGGGAATCCTGGGTACTAAGAATACTACAAACTGGGAATCCTGGGTACTGAGAATACTACAAACTGGGAATCCTGGGTACTGAGAATACTACAAACTGGGAATACTGGACAGTGAGAATACGACAAGCTGGGAATCCTGGGTACTAAAAATACTACAAACTGGGAATACTGGATAGTGAGAATACAACAAACTGGGAATCCTGGGTACTAAGAATACTACAAACTGGGAATCCTGGGTACTGAGAATACTACAAACTGGGAATACTGGACAGTGAGAATACGACAAGCTGGGAATCCTGGGTACTAAGAATACTACAAACTGGGAATACTGGATAGTGAGAATACAACAAACTGGGAATCCTGGGTACTAAGAATACTACAAACTGGGAATACTGGACAGTGAGAATCCAACAAACTGGGAATGCATACTGGGTACTGGGAATCATATAAAAGGCGACACTGCTGTGTGTAACACCAGAATTTTTACAATCACACTGGCACACTTTATGCAGGATGTccaaccctacacacacacacacacacacacacacacacacacaggcgcaTTCACACAAAAACTCAGCAAACAGTTCATCACAGAGCTTGATAATCCATCAACACGTCCaaactcaacgtttccacaTGATTAaccgtaacacacacacacacacacacagcccacACAttcatcccacacacacacacttcatacacaCGCATCACATGAATACACATCACGTCCACACACCCACTCAGTTTACATCACGACTTCATTCGTGTTTGTCAACCGTAAACGTTCCTCATTCTGTCACCTAGTAACCAAACACACAGCATCCGCAGCATGTACggacatgacacacacacacacacacacacacacacacacaccaactccaCAGATCAGCCAATTATCACCACATTTGAGTCACTGTATAACACTCCACACACAGCGTCACTCTTTACTCATCACACACTCTCGTGTTAGTAAATCAGGAATTAAATActacacggccaaaagtattcggacgcctgaccgtgagcttgtctgacgtcctgttttaaaaacaaaatggtaTAAAAACAGAGTGACCATCTGTGTGgccttttcagctagaacaacagccacaagactttaaagtgtctgtgtgggaatttgtgccctgttcagtcaaaagatgacagtatctgtacggctgggcgctgatcgatcagttcatcccagagctgctgcAATACTGGTACACGCGCCACACCTACACCAGCCGGGGAGACTGGGACACTCGGCACCAGTGTGTCCTTGACAttcaacccacacacacacacacacattcaagtctgttgcatatacacacacacacacactcactcacacacactctcactgaTCCGAGAACACTGATCTGAGACCCTCGCTGATCTGAGACCCTCACTGATCTGAAACCAGCACTGATCTGAGAACATCACTGATCTGAGACCCTCACTGATCTGAAACCAGCACTGATCTGAGACCCTCACTGATCTGAGAACAGCACTGACCTGAGAACACTGATCTGAGAACAGCACTGATCTGAGACCCTCACTGATCTGAGAACCTCACTGATCTGAGACCCTCACTGATCTGAAACCAGCACTGATCTGAAACCAGCACTGATCTGAGACCCTCACTGATCTGAAACCAGCACTGATCTGAGACCCTCACTGATCTGAGAACAGCACTGACCTGAGAACACTGATCTGAGAACAGCACTGATTTGAGACCCTCACTGATCTGAGAACACTGATCTGAGAACAGCACTGATCTGAGAACAGCACTGATCTGAGAACAGCACTGATCTCCTCTCAGGATGAATGGTACCAGTTTCTAAATCGGGCTCTGTGTGAGACACTGAAGGATCAGGAGTGTAATTTTAGCTCCTCATTTATCTTTGCCGGGCGGCGGGTCGGCCAGAGAAATACGGCTCATTAACGCTCTCGTTAACGCTCGCCACGGAGAGACGAATGTTAGTGTCTCCAGCCGTCGTGGACCAGCTTTAGGACTCGAGGATTTAAACGAAGCTTCTTCTggctgatcaacttcatttacGGTCGACacaatgctgtgtgtgtgtgtgtgtgtgaggcacCAAGCGTGGAGAACCCAGGCATCATGCCAAGCACAGTTAACCACCGCTCGTCCAGGCCGCGCCAGCTCTCACCTGGTTCTCCTCGTGCGTCACCCTCATCTGCTCCTTCAGCACGGAGGTCCGCGCCGCCTCCTCCTTCCTCATGCCGCGCTCCTTCTTCAGCTCGGGGCTCCAGAAGCTCTTGATGCTGTTGGCGGACGAGCCCAGCTTGCTCTCCTTCAGCTCCAGCTCTCTGCGCAGGAGCTCGTTCTCGCGCTGCATGTCCCTCAGCTGGACGTGCAGCGCCCCCTGCTGGTGGTGCTGCAGGGCCAGCGAGCCCAGTGAGCCCAGGTCGCCGAAGGACAGCAGGTCGGCGTGCTGGCCCAGGCCCACCGAGGCGATGTTGGGGCTGCTGCCCATGGCCGTCACGCGCCCGCCGTACATGGCCCGGCCGGCCCCGCGACCCAGGGTCATGGTGCCGCGCGGGTAGGTGGCGTGCGAGCCCACGACCTCGTGCTCGCTCAGGTACATGGGGCCCGACGTGGCGTAGGCGGCGTTCAGCGACTGGATGTTCTCCATGGACAGGGTCTTGGCACCCGAGCTTGCGCTGGTGACTCGGCGGTGGCCCAGGCGCGGCGAGCGGGGCAGGCGGGGAGAACGTGCCGGGCTGCCCTCGATGTGGCCGACGCCCCGGGCTGCGCTGCCGTACATCTTTCGGAGTCGCTGGGAAATT
Proteins encoded in this region:
- the erc2 gene encoding ERC protein 2 isoform X2; protein product: MYGSAARGVGHIEGSPARSPRLPRSPRLGHRRVTSASSGAKTLSMENIQSLNAAYATSGPMYLSEHEVVGSHATYPRGTMTLGRGAGRAMYGGRVTAMGSSPNIASVGLGQHADLLSFGDLGSLGSLALQHHQQGALHVQLRDMQRENELLRRELELKESKLGSSANSIKSFWSPELKKERGMRKEEAARTSVLKEQMRVTHEENQQLLDARRTKHLQMTIQALQDELRTQRDLNHLLQQESNSRVSGAEHFATIELTEENFRRLQAEHDRQAKELFLLRKTLEEMELRIETQKQTLGARDESIKKLLEMLQSKGLPPGVGRASEEEEQDRARRIAEAEAQLGHLEVILDQKEKENLHLREELHRRNQLHQDPSKTKALQTIIEMKDTKIASLERTIRDLEDEIQLLKTNGLLSTEDREEEIKQMEVYKNHSKFMKSKIDQLKQELSKKESELLALQTKLETLNNQNSDCKQHIEVLKESLTAKEQRAAILQTEVDALRLRLEEKESFLNKKTKQLQDLTEEKGTLAGEIRDIKDMLEVKERKINVLQKKIENLQEQLRDKDKQLGNLKDRVKSLQTDSTNTDTALATLEEALSEKERIIERLKDQREREDRERMGELDSYKKENKELKENVSTLQVELNEKESSLIDLKEHASSLASSGLKKDSKLKSLEIAIEQKKEECSKLETQLQKQAEQLFNQINNPKAHEVEIQQGSRGNPDYMERMKLLEKEVTFYKEESGKAQSEVERLLDILRDVETEKNDKEKKIAELESLAPRQGKDQIKKGPGIKLGPQGEKKGSSILPDLRKDNPIDNAKIEDLMGVLEKTRQELDATKQRLSSTQQSLAERDGHLTNLRQERRKQLEEILEMKQQTLLAAISEKDANIALLELSSSNKKKMQEEVMVLKREKDRLMQQLKQHTQSRMKLMSDNYEDDQFHPHGPPHHLQPGQPHPHPHPQAPTQAPGQPVYPHAPIPQQQQQPPYPHAPHPQHPQHQQPLPPHPHPQQTHHPPYQQHPQHLQHPQPPGPHQHPPRPQQPHPQHPPPQQHPQHPQHGPPPQQGPHPQHPQHPSHPPHGAPHGPHPRHPAPHHRGPARGPPHAGPHRPTPDPDDEEGIWA
- the erc2 gene encoding ERC protein 2 isoform X3 is translated as MYGSAARGVGHIEGSPARSPRLPRSPRLGHRRVTSASSGAKTLSMENIQSLNAAYATSGPMYLSEHEVVGSHATYPRGTMTLGRGAGRAMYGGRVTAMGSSPNIASVGLGQHADLLSFGDLGSLGSLALQHHQQGALHVQLRDMQRENELLRRELELKESKLGSSANSIKSFWSPELKKERGMRKEEAARTSVLKEQMRVTHEENQQLLDARRTKHLQMTIQALQDELRTQRDLNHLLQQESNSRVSGAEHFATIELTEENFRRLQAEHDRQAKELFLLRKTLEEMELRIETQKQTLGARDESIKKLLEMLQSKGLPPGVGRASEEEEQDRARRIAEAEAQLGHLEVILDQKEKENLHLREELHRRNQLHQDPSKTKALQTIIEMKDTKIASLERTIRDLEDEIQLLKTNGLLSTEDREEEIKQMEVYKNHSKFMKSKIDQLKQELSKKESELLALQTKLETLNNQNSDCKQHIEVLKESLTAKEQRAAILQTEVDALRLRLEEKESFLNKKTKQLQDLTEEKGTLAGEIRDIKDMLEVKERKINVLQKKIENLQEQLRDKDKQLGNLKDRVKSLQTDSTNTDTALATLEEALSEKERIIERLKDQREREDRERMGELDSYKKENKELKENVSTLQVELNEKESSLIDLKEHASSLASSGLKKDSKLKSLEIAIEQKKEECSKLETQLQKKAHEVEIQQGSRGNPDYMERMKLLEKEVTFYKEESGKAQSEVERLLDILRDVETEKNDKEKKIAELESLAPRQGKDQIKKGPGIKLGPQGEKKGSSILPDLRKDNPIDNAKIEDLMGVLEKTRQELDATKQRLSSTQQSLAERDGHLTNLRQERRKQLEEILEMKQQTLLAAISEKDANIALLELSSSNKKKMQEEVMVLKREKDRLMQQLKQHTQSRMKLMSDNYEDDQFHPHGPPHHLQPGQPHPHPHPQAPTQAPGQPVYPHAPIPQQQQQPPYPHAPHPQHPQHQQPLPPHPHPQQTHHPPYQQHPQHLQHPQPPGPHQHPPRPQQPHPQHPPPQQHPQHPQHGPPPQQGPHPQHPQHPSHPPHGAPHGPHPRHPAPHHRGPARGPPHAGPHRPTPDPDDEEGIWA
- the erc2 gene encoding ERC protein 2 isoform X4 — translated: MYGSAARGVGHIEGSPARSPRLPRSPRLGHRRVTSASSGAKTLSMENIQSLNAAYATSGPMYLSEHEVVGSHATYPRGTMTLGRGAGRAMYGGRVTAMGSSPNIASVGLGQHADLLSFGDLGSLGSLALQHHQQGALHVQLRDMQRENELLRRELELKESKLGSSANSIKSFWSPELKKERGMRKEEAARTSVLKEQMRVTHEENQHLQMTIQALQDELRTQRDLNHLLQQESNSRVSGAEHFATIELTEENFRRLQAEHDRQAKELFLLRKTLEEMELRIETQKQTLGARDESIKKLLEMLQSKGLPPGVGRASEEEEQDRARRIAEAEAQLGHLEVILDQKEKENLHLREELHRRNQLHQDPSKTKALQTIIEMKDTKIASLERTIRDLEDEIQLLKTNGLLSTEDREEEIKQMEVYKNHSKFMKSKIDQLKQELSKKESELLALQTKLETLNNQNSDCKQHIEVLKESLTAKEQRAAILQTEVDALRLRLEEKESFLNKKTKQLQDLTEEKGTLAGEIRDIKDMLEVKERKINVLQKKIENLQEQLRDKDKQLGNLKDRVKSLQTDSTNTDTALATLEEALSEKERIIERLKDQREREDRERMGELDSYKKENKELKENVSTLQVELNEKESSLIDLKEHASSLASSGLKKDSKLKSLEIAIEQKKEECSKLETQLQKQAEQLFNQINNPKAHEVEIQQGSRGNPDYMERMKLLEKEVTFYKEESGKAQSEVERLLDILRDVETEKNDKEKKIAELESLAPRQGKDQIKKGPGIKLGPQGEKKGSSILPDLRKDNPIDNAKIEDLMGVLEKTRQELDATKQRLSSTQQSLAERDGHLTNLRQERRKQLEEILEMKQQTLLAAISEKDANIALLELSSSNKKKMQEEVMVLKREKDRLMQQLKQHTQSRMKLMSDNYEDDQFHPHGPPHHLQPGQPHPHPHPQAPTQAPGQPVYPHAPIPQQQQQPPYPHAPHPQHPQHQQPLPPHPHPQQTHHPPYQQHPQHLQHPQPPGPHQHPPRPQQPHPQHPPPQQHPQHPQHGPPPQQGPHPQHPQHPSHPPHGAPHGPHPRHPAPHHRGPARGPPHAGPHRPTPDPSSHFMPQDDEEGIWA